Genomic window (Achromobacter sp. B7):
ACGATCTCATCCAGGAGGGCGATGTTGTTGAAAAATTGCAGACGTCGATGCAGTCGGGAAAGTCCATCTACGACGGCTGGATTTCCGATTCGGACTTGATCGGCACGCACTACCGCTACGGCGCCATCCTGCCGCTGTCGGACTACATGGCCGGCGCGGGCAAGGAATGGACCAACCCCGACCTGGACATCAAGGACTTCATCGGCACCAAGTTCACGACCGCGCCCGACGGCAAGCTGTACCAATTGCCCGACCAGCAGTTTGCCAACGTCTATTGGTTTCGCGCCGACTGGTTCGCCCGGCAGGACTTGAAGGACAAGTTCAAGGCCAAGTACGGCTATGACCTGGGCGTGCCCACCAATTGGTCTGCCTACGAAGACATTGCCGATTTCTTCTCGAACGACGTTAAGGAAATCGACGGCAAGAAGGTCTATGGGCACATGGACTACGGCAAGAAAGACCCGTCGCTGGGATGGCGCTTTACCGATGCATGGCTATCGATGGCGGGCGCGGCCGACAAGGGCCTGCCCAACGGCATGCCGGTGGACGAATGGGGCATCCGCGTGGCCGACGACAAGTGCACGCCGGTAGGCGCATCGGTCTCGCGGGGCGGCGCCACCAACAGCCCGGCCGCCGTTTACGCGCTGACCAAGTACATCGACTGGATGAAAAAGTACGCGCCGCAACAAGCCATGGGCATGACCTTTTCGGAATCCGGTCCGGTACCCGCCCAGGGCCAGATCGCCCAGCAGATCTTCTGGTACACGGCCTTTACCGCCGACATGACCAAGAAGGGCCTGCCGGTCGTGAACGAGGACGGCACGCCGAAATGGCGCATGGCGCCGTCGCCCTATGGCCCGTACTGGAAGGACGGCATGCAGAACGGCTATCAGGACGTGGGCTCGTGGACGTTCTTCAAGTCCACCAACCCCGACAAGATGGCCGCCGCCTGGCTGTACGCGCAGTTCGTCACGTCGAAATCGGTGTCCTTGAAAAAATCCATCACGGGCCTGACCTTCATTCGCGACAGCGATATCCACAGCGAGTTCTTCACCAAGAACGCGCCCAACTACGGCGGGCTGATCGAGTTCTATCGCAGCCCGGCACGCGTGGCATGGACGCCCACCGGCAACAACGTGCCCGACTACCCGAAGCTGGCGCAGCTGTGGTGGAAGAACGTGGCCACGGCGGTCACCGGCGAAAAAACGCCGCAGGCCGCCATGGACAACCTGGCCAACGAGATGGATCAGGTGATGGCGCGCCTGGAGCGGGCGGGGATGGCGCAATGCGCGCCCAAGCTGAACGCCAAGAGCGACCCGTCCAAGTGGCTGTCGGACCAGCACGCGCCGTGGAAAAAGCTGGCCAACGAAAAGCCCAAGGGCGAGACCATTCCGTATGAAAAGCTGCTGGCGGCCTGGAAGGAGGGCAAGGTCCGGTAAGGGGGCAGGGCGGCAAGCATCGCCCACGGATGGCCGTAGCGCTTATCCGTGGGCGATGTTGCTTGAGCGGGTGGGCAGTTGCAACGCGGCCTGCAAACCCGCCCGTGCCGCGTCCAGGGGCAGGCGTTGTCCCTGCACCATCGCCGCGGCGTCGGCCATCCACGGATGTGCAAACGCCACCACGTCGGCGCCTTGCTCATAGGCCTGTTGCGCCGCGCTTGCGCAGGCTTGCAGGCAGGCCGGCATATCGCCGCCCTGGAACAGCGCCCATGCCTGCGGTACCACGTGCACGGCCACCGTTGCCCCGCTGGCCTTGGCATGGCGCTCGAACAGCATCCGGTTGGCGTCCACGGCGGAAGGGGCCGCGCAAAGCACGACGATATATCCGCCATCGCGGGTGGCCGCCATGGCCAGCGCCACGTCGGCGCGGATCACCGGCACTGGAAAGTCGGGCATCTGGTCAATCACCGGCCCCAGCGTGGCACACGTGACGAGGACGGCGTCCGCATCGGTGGCCAGGTTCTGTACTGCGTCGCGGATGGCATCGCGCAACGCGCCATCCGTTGCCAACCCTTGGTCGATGGCTTGCCGCAGATCTGGGCGCACATCGTGGCGCAACTGCGCGGCATTCATGCCCGCCTGGGCTGCCGCATGCTCAAATACGGCCCGGTTGCCGTCAATGGTGTGCAAGAACGAAATACGCATTCGAAGCCATCCTGATATTCATGGTGAGCGCGCATTGTTCTGCCTTAGCGCCGCCGCAACAAGGCAAGTCCGAATACCGGTACTGCGTGTACCCGGTTTTTCCTTCCCGTTCGTTTGACCGCGCCCCTGCATCCCGTACTGCGCAGCACCGCTTGCGGCGTGCTGGGCAGCTAATGCCCGCTTATTCCATCACCAGCGACCGATGCGCGCACACGCCCGCCATCACTCCCGACGCACTGGCCAGCGTGGCGTTGCTCATGGGGATGGCGGCGTCGCCTGCGGCGAAGACGCCGGGCACCGAGGTCTGGCGCAGGTCGTCCACGCCAATGATCGGCCCCAACGGGCCATCGTTAAAGGCGCAGCCTAGCTGCATGGCCAGCGGGCTGGCCATGTGCGTTTTGCTGGCGACGAACAGCGCGTGGATGGCCAGGCGTCGGCCGTCGGCCAGCTTCACGGCGTCCAGGCGGGGGGATGCGCCCATCAATTCAACGATGGGGCTGCGTTCGATGCGCACGCCGCGCTTGGCCATCAAGGCGGCTTGTTCCGCGTCCGGTTCAAACTGGCCTTGCGTGAAGTACGTGGTGGGGCCCCAGTCGGGCAGCAGCACGGCCTGATGCGCGGACATGGGGTGCGCCGCCATTACGCCCAGCGGCCGATCGGCCGTTTCATAGCCGTGGCAATAGGGGCAATGCAGGACCGTCTGCCCCCAGCGTTCCTGCAAGCCGGGCACGCCGGGCAATTCGTCGCGCAGGCCGGTGGCCAGGATCAGGCGTTTGGCCCGCAACGGCTGGCCGTCGGCCATCAGGACTTCAAAGCGACCCGATTCGCCGCCGGCATTGAGCGCGTCGCCGTCCACGAATGTCACGCTGGGATATTGCGCCAGCTGTTCGCGCGCTTGTTGCACGATGTCGTGCGGGGCCTTGCCGTCCTGGCCCAGAAAGCCGTGCGAATGCGCGGCGAAGCGGTTACGGGGCTGGCCGCCGTCGATCAGCACAATGCGTCTTCTGGCGCGCGCCAATTGCATGGCGGCGGACAGGCCGGCAAAGCTGCCGCCCACGATGATGACGTCGTAATCCATCAGCGAATTCCTTATTGGTGGTTATCAAGATACTTAATAAGTTGCATGATAAAGCGGCAATCGGATTTCACGCAATCTGAAATGTTCTTTGATGCCGAATCGATCCGCCAGAACTGGCTCGCCCGCGCCCACGGACGGTGTATTCTCGATTCCAAGCCGCGCCCCATCCCCCGCGCGGCGCGTAAAACTAAGACACCCGGCGCCCATCCGGCGCCCGCGTGCCACGGCCACCCCAGGAGACAAAACATGTTGTTGAACGAAGAGCAGCTCAGTATTCAGGATATGGCGCGCCGCTTTGCGCAGGAACGGCTGGCGCCCCATGCCGAACACTGGGACCGCGATCACCACTATCCCGCCGACGCCATCCAGGAAATGGCGCAGCTGGGATTCTTCGGCATGCTCGTGCCGGAAGAGTGGGACGGCAACGCCAGCGGCTATGTGTCCTACGCGGTGGCGCTAGAGGAAATCGCAGCGGGCAGCGGCGCGTGTTCCACCATCATGAGCGTGCACAATTCGGTGGCGTGCATGCCCATTCTTAAGTTCGGCACGGACGCGCAGAAAGACCAGTTCCTGCGCCCCTTGGCAAGCGGCGAGCACATCGGCGGGTTTGCGCTGACCGAGCCGCAAGCCGGTTCAGACGCCAGCAGCCTGCGCACGCGCGCGCGCCGCGATGGCGACGACTACATCCTGAACGGCGCCAAGCAATTCATTACGTCCGGCAAAAGCGGGCAGACGGTCATCGTTTTCGCCGTTACCGATCCGGACGCGGGCAAGCGCGGCATATCCGCGTTCATCGTGCCCACCGACACACCGGGATACCAGGTGCTGCGCGTGGAAGACAAGCTGGGCCAGCACGCGTCGGACACCTGCCACATCGCCTTTGAAGACATGCGCATTCCGGCCGCCTACCGCTTGGGCGCGGAAGGCGAGGGCTACAAGATCGCGCTGGCCAATCTGGAAGGCGGCCGCATCGGCATTGCGTCGCAATCGGTAGGCATGGCGCGCGCCGCGTTCGAATGCGCGCGCGACTACGCACGCGAGCGCCAGGCTTTCGGCAAACCTATCTTCGAACATCAGGCGGTGTCGTTCCGCTTGGCGGACATGGCGACGCAGCTGCACGCGGCGCGCCAGATGGTATTGCACGCGGCGGCGCTGCGCGAAGCGGGCAGGCCGGCGCTGATGGAAGCGTCGATGGCGAAACTGTTCGCATCCGAGATGGCCGAAAAAGTGTGTTCCGCCGCCATTCAAACGTTGGGCGGATACGGCTATCTGAAGGACTTTCCGGTCGAACGCATCTATCGAGACGTACGCGTTTGCCAGATCTACGAAGGCACCAGCGATATCCAGCGCCTGGTGATTGCGCGCGGGCTGTAGGGTAAGCGGGGCGCGCGGGGATGTTGCCGCTGCCGGTCGCGTCCCGCGAAAGCCGACAAGAGCCCGACAAGACCCCGACAAGACACCGTCACCACACCGTCACCACCCTGTCAGGGGGCGCTGCCGCTGGCGCCGCGCTGTGCTTGCAGCCGGGCCAGTTCCGCATCCCAATATGCCAGGTGTTCCTTCCATTCCGGCTGCCCCAATGCGTGCAGCGCATCCAGAATATGGCGGGCGGGGTCGGGCTGGCCCAGCAGCAAGTAGGCCTTGATCAAGTTATTGCCGACCTGCGGGCCGTGCACCGCGGCACGATAGTGCGGGGCGGCCAGTTGCACGATATCGGGAATGCGTCCCGCATTGCCCAGGTCGCCCGTCATCTGCATGAGCAGGTCTCCAGGCACCGGCTCGCCCGCTTGCGCCAGCGCTTCCCGATACAGGGCCAGCGCGCCTGCATAGTTGTGCGCGCCCAATTCGCCGCGTGCCAGCCACAAGCGCGCGCGCCAGCTGCCGGGCAGGGCCGCAACCCGCTGCATGGCGCCCACGCCGGCCGCGTCTCCGCCCACGTCGCGATGAATGGCTTCGTACCAGCCCAGGCCGTTGTCCTGGTTGGGGTCCCGTTGCAGGGCGCGCCACAAGGTGTCCAGCGTCTTGTCGTCGTCGCCACGTTCGGCGTGCACCTTCGCCAGGTTCGTCAGCACGATGCCGGTGTCACCGTGCCGCGCGCAGAAGTCCGTCAACACGCGCTCGCTGTCGTCCAGGCGGCCTTGCTTCAGGTAGACGATGGCTTGCAACACCACGGCGCGCTCGGTGTTCTGGTCCAGTTGCACCAGCCGTTCGGCGGGGCCGACCATGTCATCGATGAAGTCGTCGTTCAAGGATTGGATGATCAACGCCGCCAACGCGTCGGCATCGTTCCAGCGCTGTTCGATGGCGCCCGGCAATACCTTGTCGCGCCATTCATCGCGCGTGATCAGCACTTCACGTCCGTCGGCGTCAAAGGCGCGGATCAGGCCGGAAGGGTCGGCGGGGGCGTTGTCGGATTGGGGCGTCGGGTTCATGTCGATAGGCTCGGTCATGCGGTTCGTGCGGGTTCGTGCGGGTTCGTGCGGGCTCATACACGCTCATAGGCGCGCATAGGCTTTATGCGCGCGCGGTGGCGCGGCGGCGTCGGCGCGCCCAGAGGGTGTAGATGACGATGTTGCCGATGATCAGCACGGCTGCCAGCATCATCTGCGTGTCGCGCGTGATGCCTTCGGGATAGATGACGCCAAGCAGGTAGTGTTCGATGAAGCCGCCCGCATAGCCTTCCTGCCCGGCTTGCTGGCGCAGCGACACCTCCAGCGGCGTCAGCGGGCAGATCAGCCCCATGCCGACCACCACCGCGCCCCAGGCCAGGGCGGGCAGGTGCCAGTAGGCCATGCGCGGCCGCCACAAGGCCAGCATGCCGCCAAACACCACGAAGGCGACAAAAAGCCCATGCGCGACTAGGACCAGGTCGGCCAGGATGCGGTAGATCATTGCAAGGTCCGGATGGTAATGAAAGGCCTGGGCGGGCTCAGGTTTTCAAGTCGCGCAGCAACTTGGTCAGTTCGGGCGCCGTCATCAGCGACACGCCTTGCGCCTTGGCGTAGGCCCAGGCGTTGTCCGACACGTCGCCCAGTGCAATGTAGATGGCTTCGCGCGCCCCGCGCTTTTCACGCGCGGCTTGCAGTTCGCGCAGGGGTTCAACGCCCACGCGGGCGGCCTTCCAGCGCTTGGCGCTGACGATGGCCACGTGGCCGTCCTTGCTTAACGCAAAGTCCGCACCCGGCGTTTGCAGGCGTTGGACCTCGCAGCCGTCGCGCTTGAATCCGGCTTCGACGGTGTTGGCAAAGTCGGCCCAGGTCATGGCGGCCGCGGCTTCGGCCACGGCTTGCACGCGCGTGCCCGACGGCGCGCGCAGTTGCTTGTAGGCAGCCATGATCGCAATCACCGCGAACGGCACCGCCGCGAAGACGCCCATCGCGGCATATTCCAGCGGCAAGGCGGCAAAGCCACCCGCGCTTAACACCACCGCCACCCCCGCGCTCATCCACCACGGCGAACGTAGCAGGACGGCAAAGATGGAGTTCTGGGACATCTTGAATTTCATGAGGGCTCGCGGTGTGGCGGGGTAGGGAAAAGGTGCGGCTCAGGCGTCGGGGGCGGGCGCTTGCGGGGCGCGCACCACGATGCGGATGTCGCCGATGGTGACGATCTGGCCGCCACGGATTTTCGCGGTCTTGCGGGTTTCAACCACGCCGCCCACGCTGACGTGGCCGTCGGCCACCATCATCTTGCCCGCGCCGCCGCTGTCGCAAACGCCGGTGGCTTTCAAGAGCTGGTTGATTTCAATATAGGGGCTGCCTTCGGCAAGCGTGAATTCGATCAAGGGCATGGATTGCGCGTATCAGGAAGTAGGGCGATTCAGCGAGGGCCGCCAGCGGGCGGGGCGTCGGCGGCGGGCATACCGGCTTCGGGCGTACCGGCTTCGGGCATACCGGCTTCGGGCGTACGGGCTGCCGGCGTACCGGCTCCGAACGCTTCAGCTGCGTCCGGCGCGACGGTGGGCTCGACGACTGTAGGCGCAGCGGGGCGGGGGTGTTCGGCGCGCGCCATCCAGGCGATCAGCGACGAACGCATGGCTTCTTCGACCGACATATCAATGGGCTGCACCCAATCTTGCGGCACAAACACCGTGTAGCCCCCGATCATGTAGCCCATCGGCAGATAAACGGCCACGCGGTCGCCCTGCGTGAATCCTTCGGGCAGGCCTTCCATGCTGCGGCGGGTCACCAGGCCCACCAGTTCCAGTTGTTGTCCCGGCAAGCGCAGAATCACCACCTGTTGCGCCGTGTTCTTGGAGCTGGGCGAAAAATAATCGGCAAAGCTCTTTAGCGACGAATAAATGCTTTTGACCACCGGCAGGTTGGTGAAGGGCATTTCCACCACGGTCAAGAACCGCTGCACACGTTGCTTGGACACCAGATAGCCGATCGCCAGAATCCCCAGGATGCCCAGGGCCAGGCCCATGCCCGGCACGTAGAACCCGCCAATGAACGGGCGCAGGAACGTCAGCGCCACGGCTTCCGTCCACGCCAGGAAGATGTACAGCAGGTAGATGGTCAGGGCCAGCGGCAGGACGGTGATCAGGCCACGGAAAAAGTATTTGTAGAGACGAGTCATAGGCAGGGACTAAAGAATTGGGGTCGGACAGGGCCAGCGGCGCGAGTCGGAGGGCCGCCAGCATAGCAGCCGCCGATGCGCGCGCCCGTAACAAACCGCATGCCAGGCAGGGCCGTGCCGGCCGGCACCACACGGGTATGCGCCACGCCGGTCAGCCGCGCCGAACGGCTAGCGATCCACGGGCAGATACAAGGTTTCCTTGATTTCTTCCATGACGACATAGCTGCGCGATTCCGCCGACGCCGGCAGGCGTTTAAGGATCTCGCCCAGCAGTCGACGGTATTCATTCATCTCGGTCAGCCGGGCCTTCACCAGGTAGTCGAAATCGCCGGACACCAGATGGCATTCCATCACTTCCGGCACGTACAGCAGTTCTTTCTTGACCTTGTCGAACACGTCGCCCGACTTGGCGGACAGCTTGATTTCCAGGAAGACCAGCAGGTTCTTGCCCAGCGCCGCCGGATTGACGCGCGCATGGTAACCCGTGATCACGCCTTCGCGCTCCATCCGTTTTACCCGGTCTGAACAAGGCGTGGCCGACAGGCTGACCCGCTCGGCCAGATCCGTGACGGAAATGCGGCCTTCGCGTTGCAGGATTTCCAGGATTTTCAGGTCAATTCTATCTAGCTCGCGCATTTCACTTTTGGCGATCAAAAAAGAGGGGGTGCCCGAGAAAAAGCTCTGCCAAAGCAAAATAATCAGTGCTTTTCACTGCGAGGAGGCCCATAGACTACCGAAATTACTGAGCAAATCCAAATACGGAAAGAATCATGCATGTGATCGTCCTAGGCAGTGGCGTAATCGGCACCACCACCGCGTATTACCTGGCCCGTCAGGGCGCCCGGGTAACGGTCCTGGACCGCCAGCCCGCCGCCGCCCAGGAAACCAGCTATGCCAACGCCGGCCAGGTATCGCCGGGCTATTCCACGCCGTGGGCGGCGCCCGGCATTCCCCTGAAAGCCATCAAGTGGTTGTTCAAGAAACATGCGCCGTTGGCCATTCGCCTGGACGGCAGCCTGTATCAGCTGAAATGGATGGCGGCCATGCTGGCCAACTGTTCGGCCGACCGGTATTCCATCAATAAAGAGCGCATGCTGCGCCTGGCCGAATACAGCCGCGACTGCCTGCGCGAATTGCGCGCGTCCACCGGCATCCATTACGAAGAGCGCACGCGTGGCACGTTGCAGCTGTTTCGCACCGACGCGCAGCTGGAAGCCGCCCGCCGCGACATCGCCGTGCTGGAAGAAGTGGGCGTGCCGTACGAGCTGCTGGACCGCAATCGCCTGGTCACGGCCGAGCCCGCCCTGGCGCGCTCGATCCATAAGCTGGCTGGCGGCTTGCGGCTGCCCAATGATGAAACCGGCGACTGCCGCCTGTTCACCACGCGCCTGGCCGAGATGGCCGCGGCGCTGGGCGTGGACTTTCGCTACAACCAGACCGTTTCCGGTCTGAACGTCGCGGGCGGCCAGATCACGGGCGTGCGCGTGGGTAACGACGTGCTGACGGCCGACCGCTACGTGGCCGCCTTCGGCAGCTACACGCGAGGCTTGCTTGAACCGCTGGGCCTGGACTTGCCGGTGTACCCCGTCAAGGGCTATTCGCTGACCATCCCCATGAAGGATGACGCCGCCGCGCCGGTGTCCACCATCCTGGACGAAACCTACAAGATCGCCGTGACCCGCTTCGATGACCGCATCCGCGTGGGCGGCATGGCGGAATTGTCCGGCTTCGACTTGCGCCTGAAAGACGCGCGCCGCAAGACGCTTGAATTGGTCGTCAACGACCTGTTCCCCGATAGCGGCCATGTGGCGCAGGCGGAATTCTGGACGGGCTTGCGCCCGATGACGCCGGACAGCACTCCCATCGTCGGGCCGACCCGCTACGGCAACCTGTTCCTGAACACCGGCCACGGCACGCTGGGCTGGACCATGGCTTGCGGCTCCGGCAAGCTGGTGGCCGACCAGGTCATGGGCCAGCGGCCCGCCATCAGCACCGACGGGCTGGGCTTGTCGCGCTACGAGCGCGGCGCGTCGTCCAACCCGTCGTTGGTGCTAGGCGGCAAGGGCGCCTGAGGGTCGCTCGGCCCGGGCGAACGGGCCATCGCAAGAATCAGTGGGCAGGCGCCCGTTGATGTGATCATGCGGCGTGATCAATTTGGCATTGTGCTTTTTTGATGTGCGCCGGCTTATGCCAAAATCGCCGCATGACTCATTTCCTGCATACCGCCGATTGGCAGATCGGCCGTCAGTACGGCCAATTTGAAACCGACGACGCCGCCTTGCTGGCCGAGGCGCGTTTCGACGTGGTGGCGCGCCTCGCCGCGCTGGCCACCGAACGCGGCGTCGATGCCGTACTGGTCGCGGGCGACGTCTTCGACACGCAAGGCGTTTCCGACCGCACCATCCGCCGCCTGTTCGCCGCCATGACGGCCTATGCCGGCCCCTGGGTCATGATCGCCGGCAACCACGACGCGGCCTTGGCCGACAGCGTCTGGAGCCGCGCGGCGCAGCTGGACTGCATCCCCGCGAACGTGCACGTACCCACGCAAATCGGCGTGGTCGACCTGCCCGACATCAACGTGGCGGTGCTGGCCGCGCCGCTGACGCAACGCCATACCTACGACGACGTCACGCAGGCGTTCGATTTCCTGGATACCGAACCTGGGCGCGTGCGCGTAGGCCTGGCGCATGGCAGCGTGGCGGGCCGCTTGCCCGACACCATCGACGCCACCAACCCCATCGCGCCTGACCGCGCCGCGCGCGCCCGCCTGGACTATCTGGCGCTGGGTGACTGGCACGGTTGTTTGGCTATCGATACCCGCACCTGGTATGCCGGCACGCCGGAACAAGACCGCTTTCGCAACAACGAGCCCGGCTACGTGCTGGACGTGCGCATCGATACACCGGGCGCCACACCCGTGGTGGAACGCGTGGCCATCGGCAAATACCGCTGGTCGGCGTGGGCCGAGACCATCAGCCTGCCGTCCGACGCGCACGCGCTGGCTGAAAAATTGTCGGCCTTGCGCGCCGAAGACGTGCTTCGCCTGGATGTGCAAGGGCACGTCAACATGGAAACCTGGGACGCGCTGCAACGCGCCATGGACCAGGCCGCCGCCCAGGTGCGCGCACTGTTGCCCGACTTGTCCGGCTTGCGGCTGGAGCCTGACCAGGCGGATTTGGCCGAGCTTGGCGCAAGTGGGTACGTGGGCGAAGTAGCCGCGCAACTACAGGCCTTGCAGGCGGACGGCGAACAAGCCGCCATTGCCGCCGAGGCCCTGCGGCTACTACTAAGATTTCAACGCGAAAGCGCCACGGGAGCCGCCAAATGAAGCTGTCCCGTATCGCGCTTGAAGAATTTCGCAAGTTCCGCCAGCCCTTGGTTCTGGATGGGCTGCAAGACGGCTTGAACCTGTTCGTGGGTGCAAACGAGGCCGGTAAAAGCACGGTGGCGGCGGCCATACGGGCGGCGTTCCTGGAACGCTACAGCACCAGCAAGGTGGCCGATCTGGCGCCCCACGGCGAGTCCGGCGCGCGGCCAACCGTTGAGCTGTCGTTCGCGCATGGCGGGCATCAGTACGTGCTGAAAAAGCAGTTCCTGTCGCGTGCGCGCTGTGAATTGCTGATCGACGATGGGGCTCAGCGCCTGGATGGCGAAGAGGCCGAAAACGCCCTGGCGGCGCTGCTGGGGTTTGAGCTGCCGGGCAGGGGACAAAGCAAGCCGGATCTGGCCGGCATCCCCGGTTTGCTGTGGATACAGCAAGGAGACGGCCACAACCTGCAAGCCGCCGCGTCTTACGCCGGCACGCATCTGCGCGACGCCTTGACGCAACTGTCAGGCGAGCTGACGGCCACGGATGGCGACCGCCTGTTTGAACGCGTGTCGGCGGAACGCGCCGCCTTGCTGGACGCGCGCAATGGTCGCCCCAAGGGCATTTATAAAGAGGCCGAGGACGCGTTGGCGCGCGCCACGTCCGAGCGCGACGACTGCGCCCAGGCCATGGCGCAACTGAACGCCGATGTCGACCGCCTGGCCAGCCTGCGCCGCGATCACGAGCGCGCCCAGGCCACTGAACCCTGGAAGGACTTTGAAGCGCGCGCCACTGACGCGCGCGCCCGGCTGGCCGCGGCGGCAAAACAGCGCGAAGCGCTGGAAGGCCTGCGCCGCGAGCAGGCCCAGGCGGTGCAAACGCTGGCCTTGCTGCAAGACCAGGTGCGGCGTGACCAACAAGACGAAGCCGACCATCACGCGCTGGTCAAGGAAGCCCAGGCCGCGCGCGCCCGCGTCGATGCCGCCCAGGCGCCGCTTGTGCGGGCGCAGCAGCAACAGCAGGCGCACGCCGCCGCGCT
Coding sequences:
- a CDS encoding restriction endonuclease gives rise to the protein MKFKMSQNSIFAVLLRSPWWMSAGVAVVLSAGGFAALPLEYAAMGVFAAVPFAVIAIMAAYKQLRAPSGTRVQAVAEAAAAMTWADFANTVEAGFKRDGCEVQRLQTPGADFALSKDGHVAIVSAKRWKAARVGVEPLRELQAAREKRGAREAIYIALGDVSDNAWAYAKAQGVSLMTAPELTKLLRDLKT
- a CDS encoding lipopolysaccharide assembly protein LapB; protein product: MSPHEPARTRTNRMTEPIDMNPTPQSDNAPADPSGLIRAFDADGREVLITRDEWRDKVLPGAIEQRWNDADALAALIIQSLNDDFIDDMVGPAERLVQLDQNTERAVVLQAIVYLKQGRLDDSERVLTDFCARHGDTGIVLTNLAKVHAERGDDDKTLDTLWRALQRDPNQDNGLGWYEAIHRDVGGDAAGVGAMQRVAALPGSWRARLWLARGELGAHNYAGALALYREALAQAGEPVPGDLLMQMTGDLGNAGRIPDIVQLAAPHYRAAVHGPQVGNNLIKAYLLLGQPDPARHILDALHALGQPEWKEHLAYWDAELARLQAQRGASGSAP
- a CDS encoding acyl-CoA dehydrogenase family protein, with amino-acid sequence MLLNEEQLSIQDMARRFAQERLAPHAEHWDRDHHYPADAIQEMAQLGFFGMLVPEEWDGNASGYVSYAVALEEIAAGSGACSTIMSVHNSVACMPILKFGTDAQKDQFLRPLASGEHIGGFALTEPQAGSDASSLRTRARRDGDDYILNGAKQFITSGKSGQTVIVFAVTDPDAGKRGISAFIVPTDTPGYQVLRVEDKLGQHASDTCHIAFEDMRIPAAYRLGAEGEGYKIALANLEGGRIGIASQSVGMARAAFECARDYARERQAFGKPIFEHQAVSFRLADMATQLHAARQMVLHAAALREAGRPALMEASMAKLFASEMAEKVCSAAIQTLGGYGYLKDFPVERIYRDVRVCQIYEGTSDIQRLVIARGL
- a CDS encoding DUF502 domain-containing protein, with translation MTRLYKYFFRGLITVLPLALTIYLLYIFLAWTEAVALTFLRPFIGGFYVPGMGLALGILGILAIGYLVSKQRVQRFLTVVEMPFTNLPVVKSIYSSLKSFADYFSPSSKNTAQQVVILRLPGQQLELVGLVTRRSMEGLPEGFTQGDRVAVYLPMGYMIGGYTVFVPQDWVQPIDMSVEEAMRSSLIAWMARAEHPRPAAPTVVEPTVAPDAAEAFGAGTPAARTPEAGMPEAGTPEAGMPAADAPPAGGPR
- a CDS encoding ABC transporter substrate-binding protein: MKLRMHAMAAAIALIGTSGAWAGEPEAKKWVDSEFQPSTLSKDQQMAEMKWFMDAAAKLRAKGVNEISVVSETITTHEYESKTLAKAFSEITGIKVNHDLIQEGDVVEKLQTSMQSGKSIYDGWISDSDLIGTHYRYGAILPLSDYMAGAGKEWTNPDLDIKDFIGTKFTTAPDGKLYQLPDQQFANVYWFRADWFARQDLKDKFKAKYGYDLGVPTNWSAYEDIADFFSNDVKEIDGKKVYGHMDYGKKDPSLGWRFTDAWLSMAGAADKGLPNGMPVDEWGIRVADDKCTPVGASVSRGGATNSPAAVYALTKYIDWMKKYAPQQAMGMTFSESGPVPAQGQIAQQIFWYTAFTADMTKKGLPVVNEDGTPKWRMAPSPYGPYWKDGMQNGYQDVGSWTFFKSTNPDKMAAAWLYAQFVTSKSVSLKKSITGLTFIRDSDIHSEFFTKNAPNYGGLIEFYRSPARVAWTPTGNNVPDYPKLAQLWWKNVATAVTGEKTPQAAMDNLANEMDQVMARLERAGMAQCAPKLNAKSDPSKWLSDQHAPWKKLANEKPKGETIPYEKLLAAWKEGKVR
- a CDS encoding NAD(P)/FAD-dependent oxidoreductase; its protein translation is MDYDVIIVGGSFAGLSAAMQLARARRRIVLIDGGQPRNRFAAHSHGFLGQDGKAPHDIVQQAREQLAQYPSVTFVDGDALNAGGESGRFEVLMADGQPLRAKRLILATGLRDELPGVPGLQERWGQTVLHCPYCHGYETADRPLGVMAAHPMSAHQAVLLPDWGPTTYFTQGQFEPDAEQAALMAKRGVRIERSPIVELMGASPRLDAVKLADGRRLAIHALFVASKTHMASPLAMQLGCAFNDGPLGPIIGVDDLRQTSVPGVFAAGDAAIPMSNATLASASGVMAGVCAHRSLVME
- a CDS encoding winged helix-turn-helix transcriptional regulator is translated as MRELDRIDLKILEILQREGRISVTDLAERVSLSATPCSDRVKRMEREGVITGYHARVNPAALGKNLLVFLEIKLSAKSGDVFDKVKKELLYVPEVMECHLVSGDFDYLVKARLTEMNEYRRLLGEILKRLPASAESRSYVVMEEIKETLYLPVDR
- a CDS encoding DUF2784 domain-containing protein, with product MIYRILADLVLVAHGLFVAFVVFGGMLALWRPRMAYWHLPALAWGAVVVGMGLICPLTPLEVSLRQQAGQEGYAGGFIEHYLLGVIYPEGITRDTQMMLAAVLIIGNIVIYTLWARRRRRATARA
- a CDS encoding arylsulfatase is translated as MRISFLHTIDGNRAVFEHAAAQAGMNAAQLRHDVRPDLRQAIDQGLATDGALRDAIRDAVQNLATDADAVLVTCATLGPVIDQMPDFPVPVIRADVALAMAATRDGGYIVVLCAAPSAVDANRMLFERHAKASGATVAVHVVPQAWALFQGGDMPACLQACASAAQQAYEQGADVVAFAHPWMADAAAMVQGQRLPLDAARAGLQAALQLPTRSSNIAHG
- a CDS encoding D-amino acid dehydrogenase gives rise to the protein MHVIVLGSGVIGTTTAYYLARQGARVTVLDRQPAAAQETSYANAGQVSPGYSTPWAAPGIPLKAIKWLFKKHAPLAIRLDGSLYQLKWMAAMLANCSADRYSINKERMLRLAEYSRDCLRELRASTGIHYEERTRGTLQLFRTDAQLEAARRDIAVLEEVGVPYELLDRNRLVTAEPALARSIHKLAGGLRLPNDETGDCRLFTTRLAEMAAALGVDFRYNQTVSGLNVAGGQITGVRVGNDVLTADRYVAAFGSYTRGLLEPLGLDLPVYPVKGYSLTIPMKDDAAAPVSTILDETYKIAVTRFDDRIRVGGMAELSGFDLRLKDARRKTLELVVNDLFPDSGHVAQAEFWTGLRPMTPDSTPIVGPTRYGNLFLNTGHGTLGWTMACGSGKLVADQVMGQRPAISTDGLGLSRYERGASSNPSLVLGGKGA
- a CDS encoding RNA-binding S4 domain-containing protein → MPLIEFTLAEGSPYIEINQLLKATGVCDSGGAGKMMVADGHVSVGGVVETRKTAKIRGGQIVTIGDIRIVVRAPQAPAPDA